The Herminiimonas arsenitoxidans sequence CGACGTGTATTTCGCACGACAGCTGGTGATGGAACGGCTCATCGAAATCGCTGCACGCATGCCCACTGGCGTCACGCCAGTATTGGGTCCGGTGTCCACTGGTCTGGGTGAGGTTTACCAGTACACACTCGACAAACCAGATGATGGTGACCGCGAGTTAACACAGAAGGAACTGACCGAGCGACGTATCGTGCAGGACTGGATGGTACGACCATTGCTGCGCTCGATTCCACAAGTAGCGGAAATCAACTCGCAAGGTGGCTACGTCAAGCAGTATCAGGTGCTGGTCAATCCTGATCGCATGAGCCATTACGGTATTTCGCTCAAGCAGGTGTACGAAGCGTTGGCGCGCAACAATGCCAACTCGGGCGGTGGCATTCTGCCTCACTATGCGGAGCAATATCTGATCCGTGGCGTGGGTCTGATCGAGAATCTGGATGACATCCGCAATATCGTATTGACCGAGTCCAACGGCACACCCGTCTACATTCGTGACGTTGCTCAAGTCAGTATGGGACATGAAGTTCGCTACGGCGCTCTGGTCAAGAATGGTGTTACCGAGTCCGTAGGTGGCATCGTGATGATGATGCGTGGCGGTAACGCCAAGGAAGTCGTGTCGCGCATCAAGGATCGCGTGGCTGAAATCAACAAGGCAGGCATGTTGCCGGATGGTTTGCAGATCGTGCCCTACTACGACCGCAGCGAATTAGTGGATGCTGCTTTATGGACCGTCGCCAAGGTCTTGCTGGAAGGCGTGGCACTGGTGGTCATCATCTTGCTGGTATTCCTCGGGGACATACGGTCGTCAGTGATCGTCGTCGCCACCTTGATACTGACGCCTTTGCTGACTTTCTTCGTCATGAACCGGTTTGGCATCTCCGCCAACCTGATGTCGCTAGGTGGTTTGGCGGTGGCGATCGGGCTGATGGTGGATGGCTCAGTGGTCGTGGTAGAGAACGCTTTCGGACATTTGGGGCAGCCCAATAAATACGGCAAGAGCAAGATACAAATCATACTGAAAGCAGTGATTGAAGTGGCAACGCCGGTGGTATTCGGCATCGGCATCATCATCCTGGTATTCCTGCCTTTGATGACGCTCAAGGGTATGGAAGGCAAGATGTTTGCGCCGCTGGCGTTCACCATTGCGATTGCACTGGCGATTTCCTTGCTGCTGTCGTTGACGCTGACCCCGGTGCTGTCTTCTTATCTGCTCAAAGGTGGTGCCGAACATGACACGCGCCTGGTTGGTTTCCTGAAAAAACACTACCTGCGCATGCTCGACTGGGTATTGGCCAATGCCAAGAAAACCGTATTGTTCTCAGTACTGGCTTTCGTTGCCGCGGTAGGCATGCTGCCGTTGCTAGGCACAGCCTTTATCCCGGAAATGAAGGAAGGTTCACTGGTGCCGGGTATCAATCGTGTGCCGAACATCTCGCTGGAAGAATCCATCGCACTCGAGAAGCAAGCGATGGGCATCATCATGAAAGTACCTGGCGTGAAGTCTGCCATTTCGGGTGTAGGTCGTGGCGAAAGTCCGGCTGATCCGCAAGCGCAGAATGAATCGACTCCGATTGTCAGCCTGAAACCGCAAGATGAATGGCCTGATGGCTGGACCCAGGATAC is a genomic window containing:
- a CDS encoding efflux RND transporter permease subunit; amino-acid sequence: MLEKIVRAALQQRLIIVVLAAIALIIGLDAMRKLSVDAFPDVTNVQVQIATDATGRSPEEVERFVTVPIEIAMTGLPGMEEMRSLNKPGLSLITLVFTDATDVYFARQLVMERLIEIAARMPTGVTPVLGPVSTGLGEVYQYTLDKPDDGDRELTQKELTERRIVQDWMVRPLLRSIPQVAEINSQGGYVKQYQVLVNPDRMSHYGISLKQVYEALARNNANSGGGILPHYAEQYLIRGVGLIENLDDIRNIVLTESNGTPVYIRDVAQVSMGHEVRYGALVKNGVTESVGGIVMMMRGGNAKEVVSRIKDRVAEINKAGMLPDGLQIVPYYDRSELVDAALWTVAKVLLEGVALVVIILLVFLGDIRSSVIVVATLILTPLLTFFVMNRFGISANLMSLGGLAVAIGLMVDGSVVVVENAFGHLGQPNKYGKSKIQIILKAVIEVATPVVFGIGIIILVFLPLMTLKGMEGKMFAPLAFTIAIALAISLLLSLTLTPVLSSYLLKGGAEHDTRLVGFLKKHYLRMLDWVLANAKKTVLFSVLAFVAAVGMLPLLGTAFIPEMKEGSLVPGINRVPNISLEESIALEKQAMGIIMKVPGVKSAISGVGRGESPADPQAQNESTPIVSLKPQDEWPDGWTQDTIAREIKKRLEVIPSAQIIMAQPISDRVDEMVTGVRSDVAVKIFGEDLDRLLEKAHEIARVAETVTGARDIRVDRVSGQQYLSINIDRQAIARYGLNVSDINDVIEVAIAGKEATDVYEGERRFSAAVRLPENFRGNVQEIKQIMLTTPNGARVPLDSLAHIEVRDGPAQISREGGKRRVVVAINVQDRDLGSFVAELQQVVQGKIQLPPGYYLEWGGQFQNMERALGHLAVIVPATVAAIFFLLFLLFKSVRYATLIITVLPFASIGGIIGLFVTGEYLSVPASVGFIALWGIAVLNGVVMVSYIKKLRTEGLSIADAVVQGATMRFRPVMMTATVAMLGLVPFLFATGPGSEVQRPLAVVVIGGLITCTALTLLVLPTLYRWFDDEEGEA